The DNA sequence ATGGAATTGCTCGTAGGCTCGGTGTTAGACATTTGTTTGGGGAAACTTATGAAATTCATTGCTTGAAATCCTCatccttttttccttaatgaaTGGAAATTAGATTCTAGTATGAGAATAAATTTTTATTAGGTAAAAAACTGAAAActactaaaaggaaaaataagggtGAAAAGGAAATGATCTGATCTGAAAGTcataaaaatagaatgaaatttcATGAAAAAGTCCAAAATATCTTTTGGATCTTCCAATCCACTTTAAAACACCGTCAGGACCCCAGACTGCCTGGCAGTGCTGACTCCGTGCTGGGAAGAGCGGGGTGCCGTGTGTGCCGGCACGCTCCCGTGGCCTCTCCCGAATGGCTGGGTGAGAGCTGTGTGTCGGTGCTCAGGGGCTCGTGGGGCTGGACTGTGCTGCAGGTGGAGAAGATGGTGGTGACAGTAAGATCTTTCTTATTGAACTGGCTGCCTCTCACCCATGTTAAGGCAGAGCACGAGGCTGCTGTGTCCCAATGTGTTTGACCTGTAGCTGTTCTCCTACCAGCTAAGCGGCAGGAGTGCATGAAAGCTTTCTGATGTGAAGAGAGGTTCTGGTTTAGCAGAAGGCTAGTTTTTGCCTTTGTTCCTTGGAGAAAGATGCATCAAATGGTAAAACGCTTTGAAAGTtgctcctttccttttaaaaaggaacgTGAAGCAATACTGAAAGCTTGCTGCTCTGCTTAAGTGCATCAATATTAAAAATGGAGCGAagacttttttcctgaaaagtccaGCACAAGTTGCCTGAGAATTCCCACCACGCTCAGTGGGAACCTACATAATCCTGGCCTTTCACTTGGCAAATGTTGGACTTTTTCATAGGGTGGAGTGTCCTCAGCTGGGGGGACGGCCGGTGCATGCTGGCGTGATCCTGTACAGCAAAACTGGcgtgaagagaggggaaaaatgattGGGTCTTGGATGTGAACACTTTTGAACCTTGAAAACGGCTAAGCTCTGCTCTTGCATGTGCtgctgggaggagggaagggagcacAGGGAAAGGCTGACCCTGTGCTTGCTCAGGAAGCACTCCCCTCAATAGCAATCTGCAACATTGGGCTTTTAGCAAACTCATTAAAAGCTTGATTTGTGCTACTGCCTGGTGCAGGAGTGCCTCCTGTTTACCTGCCCACAGTGATGGGAAAAGGGCCTGCACTGCTCCCCTGTGTGAGGGAGAATTTGTGTTGGGAGAGAGCTGAAGCATTTGGCAAGTGAATGCATGAAATTTAAGGCTACCTGTAGGCAGCTGCTGCTCATTCTGCGGACGTTTTATATGGCTATTTAGTTGCATGTTGCTCAGTACTGAATGAGTACAACTTGCAGGAATAACCACCGGGATGCAAACGCTGCTCTCCCCAAGACAGAGAAAGGACCTTATCTGAGAAACAGTTGCTTAATGAATAATGCCATAGGCCTCATGCCTGTTTTAAGGGCTATAGTTAATCTCtgataaaaaggagagaaatggccttgttcttaaaaataaacctgaaagCATTTTAAGGACTTCCCCCTCTTTTCGATTCTTTTACCAGGCTGCAAAAATAACATccaataatgaaatgaaaacaagctgAATAGCTGCATTcagtggaggagggaagaggtagTTGCAGACAGCTGGGGCATGTCTGGGCCAGTGTCTccgttcttttctttttgctagtTTAGTGCCACTCCAAGAATGCAGACAATGCTGGCTATGAGTGTTTCATATTTGATTTCCACACTTAAATCTATGCTCGTTAAATGAAACCCCATTGTCAGGCTGGCACGCTTCCACGTGGCCTCTTCTGAGCTTGCTTTCTGCCTTTGGGTGTCCTGCTCATAACCATCCAGTGAGGATCAGTACACAGGAGGATTTTATTGCTTTAGTGGTGCTTGTGGCACTAGCTTCACAACAAAAGCTTTGGCTTTCTTTTGCAGCCATGGCTGTGGCTAACCCTCATAAATCTTTGAGGGCAGACTGCAaaatgctgcagggaagggatggGGTTTTGGAGCAGTCTCAACACTGGTGGATCAATTAAGTGTTCAGCTGGAGCCAGGGCTCTGGGCAAGGTCCTGACACTGCTGCTGGAGGAGAAAACTCATGGGCTGGCAGGACCTGACTCTGCTGAAGAAGCATCCTCACATGCTTCCCCTTCTGGTCTTGGTGAGGCTGTTGGCATGTTTGCATGTTGTCAGGTCAGGATTGGAGCACTCGGCAGTTGCAGGACTTTGCTCTGGCTCACTTGAGGAGTGCATGAGGTGGTTAAAATGCAGTGGAGAGCAGGAGCCGGGGGCGGAGAATGGCGCTTATTGGAAGCAAAGCAGTGACCGCACTAATAACAAAGGATCATTTCATGTTCTCTGTAAAATACCATGGAGGGCATGAAAATTATGAACAATATTAATGAAGCTTAGGGGAATTACAAAATTCAACAGCTGTCCAGTCCTTTAGACTGCAAGCTCTAGGTCTTTCCATCTTCCCTATGAAGTGTTATCACAGTCTGATACTTGCTCGTTAAACTCGTAGATCACTTGTATGATATGACTGATCATTCAGTAAATGCCTCCGGTAGTTCCTAGTCTCTTTTAGCACAAGAAGAGGGAGAAGTCACGTAATGAGGTGGTGGTACACTGGGCTAACATGCTGGAGCAGGAAGAAACACCCTTTTTGACACCAGATTTTTCAAATGCTTATAGGAGTCCATTTCTGTACTTTTCTCGTGGAAATGCTGCTTTAGTGAATTCAAGACTGGCTCTAAACAAAggttaaagggaagaaaaaacctgGAGACTGAAAGCTGAAATTTTCCTTCATGTAATAAAGTCTGTGATTGTCTGAACTGACAGGGAGCACCCCAAGCCATGTGGGGCTGAGGCAGATCAGGGCTGGCAAGGCATGATGTACCTCATACCAGGAGCGCGTGTGGTTAGGGCCCTGGCGCAGGTCCTGGTTGCCCAAAGGCCTGGCCCTTGTTCTGATGCTGCTTGTACCTTAACCTCAAGTCCTCCCACACTTTCAAGGTGCTGCTGCCTAATAAAGctctgcatggagcagggatggtacGTGCTTAATGGTGATTATTTTTGATACCTCTTTTGCCGTTCAGGTAACGGGTCTGTCTGTGCAAGTTTTAACGGGTCCTTATGTTATTGCCGGGGAGGAGTTCAGTCATAAGGAAGAATAGAAAGGAAAATActcaagttctgctttctttcatgtcaaaaaaaacctaattttcataaaatttttatCAGGCCTTAAATTCATAGGCCCTAACTAGATGTGCTAAAGGTATGTCTTTAGTTGAAAAGGCCCTGGGAGGTAAAGGATATAAAGGGCCAAATTATTGTCACAAAGTAGTTTAAAGATGAACTGATTTTTCATGGCTTCAGGGGAGCTCCTAATGCGCAAGTGCGGTGTGAGTGCATCAGGGATCTGCCTGTCCTTAAGAGCTCTGCCATACTTCTGGGCACACTTGAGCATGAGAGGTGGCATCAGCCTTCTCCATGTACACTGATCTGATCTGAAAGTCAGATGTTCAAATGTCCAAACCGAAGCAGCCTCAGCGCAAGCTTGATCACAAAAGACAGAGACGCGCAGAGTATGGCAAAACTCGAGCACAGGTCTAGTATTTGTAGAGCCAGGTGGTACCTCTCATAATGCAGTGGGTCTTTGCAAAGGCTTGGGAAGTCGGCATAGGAAAAGGGGAACAGCACCACGTAACCCAGGTAGTTGGTCCCAGCAATCCCAGCAAATGAGTAGTAGCAGTACGGCCCAAGGAGGAGAGATGTAACGGCGACAGCAAACTGCACAGAGGCACCTGCGATACTCAGGATGCCGAGGGCGAAACTAGCTTCCCACTGAAATTGGGATAAAAACATTTTATCACATTTTTGACCTgctgagagaatttttttctaaaacagttGTAAACTAAAAAGCTAAAGTATTTTTGGTCTTCATTGCCAACTTGGAAAAAGCCTTGTCTTTTTATGTTCAAT is a window from the Struthio camelus isolate bStrCam1 chromosome 9, bStrCam1.hap1, whole genome shotgun sequence genome containing:
- the TMEM212 gene encoding transmembrane protein 212, producing MKSLYEVTGGILITFGIISIFSGICAFFPVFSYKPWFAGWSVCLASPIWSGALAVTAGVLLLLAARGRTRRSLWEASFALGILSIAGASVQFAVAVTSLLLGPYCYYSFAGIAGTNYLGYVVLFPFSYADFPSLCKDPLHYERYHLALQILDLCSSFAILCASLSFVIKLALRLLRFGHLNI